A single Trueperaceae bacterium DNA region contains:
- a CDS encoding cold-shock protein, which produces MATGKVKWFNGEKGFGFIEQDDGGKDVFVHFSAIQGEGFRNLNEGDEVEYRVEQGQKGLQAANVTVTKAAGRY; this is translated from the coding sequence ATGGCAACAGGCAAAGTCAAGTGGTTCAACGGCGAGAAGGGCTTCGGCTTCATCGAGCAGGACGACGGCGGCAAGGACGTCTTCGTTCACTTCTCCGCCATCCAGGGCGAAGGCTTCCGTAACCTCAACGAGGGCGACGAGGTGGAGTACCGCGTCGAGCAGGGCCAGAAGGGCCTGCAGGCCGCCAACGTGACCGTCACGAAGGCCGCCGGCCGCTACTAA
- a CDS encoding FadR family transcriptional regulator — MEPIQRANVPQAIAERIIELITKGELRQGDQLPPQRELAKQLGVGVSSVRESLQSLTALGLINMQPGKGTFVSESFDGLAGRHAAVAPLAAAQETRDLLEARLHLDTAVAEMACRRGTAEDLAALRRAYERMSDATERADMTALEEADLAFHLQIAEAAHNAVMTHIIRTVVGLISNQIHRTPFTSDVLAQHRAVLEAVEARDVERARAAVRRVIGNSLAQLALDEPDA; from the coding sequence GTGGAGCCGATTCAACGCGCGAACGTGCCGCAGGCCATCGCGGAGCGCATCATCGAGCTGATCACCAAGGGCGAGCTGAGGCAGGGCGACCAGTTGCCGCCCCAGCGCGAACTCGCGAAGCAGCTCGGGGTGGGCGTCTCGTCGGTTCGCGAATCGCTCCAGTCGTTGACCGCGCTGGGCCTGATCAACATGCAGCCCGGCAAGGGGACCTTCGTGAGCGAATCTTTCGATGGGCTGGCCGGGCGCCACGCGGCCGTCGCTCCGCTGGCCGCCGCCCAGGAGACGCGCGACCTGCTCGAGGCGCGACTTCACCTCGACACCGCTGTGGCCGAGATGGCCTGCCGCCGCGGGACGGCCGAGGACCTGGCTGCCCTGCGACGAGCGTACGAACGGATGAGCGACGCCACCGAGCGCGCCGACATGACGGCGCTCGAGGAGGCCGATCTTGCTTTCCACCTCCAGATCGCCGAGGCCGCGCACAACGCGGTGATGACCCACATCATCCGCACGGTCGTCGGGCTCATCAGCAACCAGATCCACCGGACGCCATTCACGAGCGACGTGCTCGCGCAGCACCGCGCGGTCCTGGAGGCGGTAGAGGCGCGCGACGTAGAGCGGGCACGGGCAGCGGTACGGCGCGTGATCGGCAACTCCCTGGCCCAGCTCGCGCTGGACGAGCCCGACGCGTGA
- a CDS encoding gamma-glutamylcyclotransferase — protein sequence MYYFGYCTFLNEPELRHYLPRAEAVTKGYAANSKVEFRGQVTRTDRGWCHINNGPEAKGARAYGVVFAHPAADFEVDFAGFERYFLTVYGEDGKTYDCWTLRLTEPKDHVRPPNFYWHHIPAGLEAWEFPTEVKEAVLAEYEAARPCVDPDQAPN from the coding sequence ATGTACTACTTCGGGTACTGCACCTTCTTGAACGAGCCGGAGCTGAGGCATTACCTGCCGCGCGCCGAAGCCGTGACGAAGGGGTACGCGGCTAACAGCAAGGTCGAGTTCCGCGGCCAGGTGACCCGCACCGACCGTGGCTGGTGCCACATCAACAACGGCCCTGAAGCGAAAGGCGCCCGCGCCTACGGCGTGGTCTTCGCTCACCCCGCCGCCGACTTCGAGGTCGACTTCGCGGGCTTCGAGCGCTACTTCCTCACCGTTTACGGCGAGGACGGCAAGACCTACGACTGCTGGACCCTCCGGCTCACGGAGCCCAAGGATCACGTGCGGCCCCCGAACTTCTACTGGCACCACATCCCGGCCGGCCTGGAGGCGTGGGAGTTCCCGACGGAGGTGAAGGAGGCCGTGTTGGCCGAGTACGAAGCGGCCAGGCCGTGCGTGGACCCTGACCAGGCGCCGAACTGA